Within Drosophila gunungcola strain Sukarami chromosome 2L unlocalized genomic scaffold, Dgunungcola_SK_2 000008F, whole genome shotgun sequence, the genomic segment ATAGCCATGATGAGCACGGTGAGGGGAACGTTCCTACGTAGAAATTAAGGCATTTATTATTAGATGTgttctaattttaaaaagattattttcaatataattaattttaaacttattccGGTTATTTGGTTAAAATGGCACACAATTCCATATTAATGATTAGAAGTTTGAAGCTAGTTTTACTTATGTTTACATCATAAGTTTATCCTAATCATTTATGccttttaaatgctttaatttCAAGTAATTTTTGCAAAGAAACTGGATAATGAAGGCTATTTTGACCACATTCCATTTGGAAGCCTAGTTATTGTTTGTCCACATTCATAAAGGTTTCAAGTGTGGGTACTATGTGCCTCTTGGCTGACTAAACGGGGAGTTGTTTCTTATTTCCGTGTGGGTACTTGTTCCTCTCCAAGTGCAACGGCAATCTGCACCACCAACTGACTCACCTATTGGTCAGACGTCCGTAGCGCGTCTTGAAGATCAGGTGATCGGGCATTATCTGGCGCACCGCCACACAAATGCCGGCCACGTAGCCGGCCAGGCCGTGGATGTGGACTTCGAAGAGGATGGTCGGGTTCTTGGTCACCATGTAGTAGAACAGGTAGTAAACGGTGGTGAGCAGCGAAACGCCGAAGTTGCTCAGCGCGAAGAACTTGAACATTTCCAGCTGGCCCCAGAGGGGCTCCAGCATCTTGCCGCAGAGGCCCACGGTGACCACGTCGACCGCCACCTCCCACCAGTGCAGCTCGATGAAGCAGAAGGTGAAGGCGGTCCATATCCAGAACTTGCCGTTGGGCAGGATGTAGCCGGGCGTGACGCTGAGCAGCAGGATGGCGGTCTCCGAGAAGGAAAGCAGGTAGCCGAAGGTGGTCACCACACAGATCAAGGTGATCACCGGCGAGGTGTTGTGCACCAGGGCGTTCAGCTGCTGCCAGATGTAGGGCCAGTTTCTGGCCAGGGGAGCTGACATGGCACCGATCGCTTTTCCTGTAGTTCGCACGGGTTTTCTGCGCTCCTCGGAGCTCCTGGGCGGTGGCCTCGGTCCGGCGGGGCTTAAATGCGCTTCGATGTTTGTGGGCCTCGCAACTCAACACGTTCGAGGAGCCTCAAAATTGCTCATTTGCTAATATTTACGATTTTGCTTCAATATTTCTCATTTTGTTGCCCCAGCATGACCAGTCGACGCTCCAGATAAAATACTGTGAATCAGGTTGACATGGCCACACTGGCAGGTCGATAGGCTGGATAATCGACGGAAACGCCTTTAAACCTTGAGCGCCATTTTGTAGACAAGGTTCAGGCATCCAATTGATTTGCCCCAATTTCTGTACGACTTTTAAACAAACTTATttcttcttaaatttatagttGCATTGAAAAGGGTTGCACCAATATATTGAGAGTCTGAACTTGGTTTTTGTCTTTTAAGTTCGCCTTAAGTATCCATAATAAAGTAAATCAATCATGGGGTGTCACAGTAATTCGGTTGAAAGTACATACCCTCAAACTATGATTGTATTGTATACATCAACGTATGTGATGTATTCACAAATTTCACCGAATTTAGTTTTTGGAAAGTTATTTCTGTGACACCCTCAATAATGACAGCTGTTAATATTTTCTTCCCTCAAGAACaccaaaaaaatgcaataaaacaattaattcatttaaaaaagttatctAATTTACGTTTTATTATGACAATTTGTATGCATGTGTTCGTTTGATGTACATCAtcgttttaataatttcaatgtCTTCATTCacgtttgtttttaaagtatacttcaattgatttaatattaaaacaagtaATTGCATTGAAATTCAATCAATTCGCAGAAATATTGAACTTAAGCAACGTAGTCTCACATTTGAATACAACTAAAAACTATTCAAAATAAAGGTTTTCTCATGCCCTATGTACGCTTTTGTTGATTGGGAAGATGAATATAGCAGCCAAAGGCCTTACAATTTACGCTGGTTGTGGGTGTTTGGACAGAGGACAAAGAAAACGAAGCACgtatttagtttgttttctAATGGGAGCGAGCGTGTGGGAAGTATGATGAagtatttgttattgttgattGGATCGCGGGTGATCTTCTCGGCTGCTTAGAACAGCAGCGTGCCCATGCCGCCCATCTCCGACTGCTCCTTAACGAAAATCTCAAAGTACTGGTAGATGATGGTCACCGCCAGCAGGATACCCGTTCCGGAGCCGATGGCGCCCAGGAAGTCGGCCATCACTGACAGAGCTCCGATGCAGAGACCGCCGAAAGCAGCCGCCGTCGGGATGTAGCGATTCAGCTCGTGGATCATAGAGTTCTCGCGATGGCCACGCATCACCATGTGCTGCTCCTTCAGCTGCTTGGCAACCTGCAAGGAGACAATAAATATGTCATTAATCATGAATTGAATGATTTAAATGCcaatttaagaattatttgtTATAAGAATTCAAAGAAAGAAAATGCTTCAAATTTTGGTTCAGACGTATGACTCAACGCAGGGTTCAAACAATCTACTTACATCCTTGGCTGAGCTGCCGGACACATCGATCCAGGTCTTGGAGAAGAACGCGCAGGAGCCCAACATGAAGACAATGTAGAGCAAGGCGTGGATGGGGTCGGTGAGGATGTGACCCACGCTCTCCGGGGGCGAAAGGTAGTAGCACAGACCGCCGATGGGATAGGAGCGGGCCGGGCCGCCGCCTCCAACATCGGCCCACACACCCAGAAGGTTGATGAAGAAGTTGCCCTGGAACTTGACGGCCAGCATCTGGGAGATGACGTACAAGTTGGACACGAGCGCGGACTGCAGGATGATGGGGATGTTGGAGGTGTAGAACAGCTTGATCGGGTAGCTGCTGTACTGGCCGCGGTAGCGGGCGCTCTTGATGGGTAGGTCCACGCGGAAGCCTTGGAAGTATATGACCACAGCGAACACCAGCACGGTGGCCAGCAGGTTCATCAGGTTGGGCAAGTTCTGGCGGTAGAAGGCCTCGCGCAGGGCGCGCACCTTGTCGTTCCTGGTGGCCATCAGGTGGAACAGAGCAATCACGGCGCCCTCGAACTCGGTGCCGCGTCCCGTCGTCACAGTGGTGGGGCTGAATGCCTTCCACACAATCGTTTCGCAAATGTTGGTCGCAATAAAGAGGGAAATACCCGATCCCAGACCGTAGCCCTTCTGCAGGAGTtcgtccagcagcagcacaatTAGGCCAGCTGCGAACAGCTGGATGATGATCAGCAGGCAGACACCGGCTCCAATCTCCGACGGATCGCCGTACATGCCGGTCATCACATAGACGATGGCCTGTCCGATGGTGATCACCATGCCAAAGAGCTTCTGGGCGCCGTTGAACAGAGCACGGTCCTTGGGCGTGTCACCGACCTCAATGATCTTCGCTCCGGCCAGCAGCTGCATGATCAGGCCCGAGGTCACGATGGGCGAGATGCCCAGCTCCATGAGGGTTCCACGGTTGGAGGCCAGGATCACACGAATCCAGTAGAAGGGATCCGCAGAGTCGGAGCTCATGATGCCGAAGAGCGGGATCTGGCAACAGACCAGGAAAATGAACAGCGTGATTGCAGTCCATAGCACTTTCTCCCTGAATTGGATCTGGAATCAAAAAAGGTATACAATTTAGAATGTGTCATATTTCAGAAAACCTTTCTCTTCGTAGAAATGCCATGCATTGTTAGCTGTATATATACAGTTTTTTAGGGCTAACCAAATATCGGCATTTTCAGGCAaactaaaatacatttttttagaatagTTATAAGATAAAGTAAAAGTAAGcaattttacaatttgaataaaatcataaaaatgtttagtgTAGTGCAATTAAAACAGCTATGGTCATTATTCAATAAggagaaaaaaagaaacacagATTAACAGATTATTAgataaaaatatcttaaaaatttattttttaaaattattttattcgattagttttgaaaaatgctACATAAAATCTATAGCTGtcaaaataaactatttaataaaataaaccacaTAAACATAGCTGGAATTTACATGCTTAAATGTTATTAGAAATTTATAGTTTAGTctcaagtttttattttgccgaAAATTTGCTCGGCAAATAGAACTGCCGCTATGTTGACCTACATGTCCGCTTTTCCATGTGGGTACGTGTGTGtattgtttaaacaaaatcaagtTAACTTATGGGAAGtttgtcgtcgtcgtcgtcatcgcgTGTCATTCGcgagcaacaaaaacaaacgagCCGAAGCTGACGTCGACAGCGCTTCGGATTTTGACTTCGGGTGAGCCGAAGTTTGACATTTCCACGTAGCGTTTGTTTGACGCTGTGTGGGTAAAGAGGAGTATGGGCAACAAGTAGCCAGGTGATAAGAAAAGTAGTAGATTCAATGAGGTGGAAATTAGGCGATTCATGAATGAAAACGTCCAagaaacacattaaaaaacatgaaaagGTACGGTTCTGAAGTCTTTTGGGGGTAAAGGAAATCACAATACTTCAGCCGGGATGACATTTTGTCCTTAAAATATGATACATAAATGGATAAAATGGATGAAACGTTGAAAACTTAGTGCATTCACATTCCAGGTTCACCAAATTGAGTTTCGAGaaactttgttgttgctttgcCTCCTACTAAATGAAGAGCAAACTGTTTGCGTGGCGATGTTCAGTTTTTGACAAGTGAAAGCAACCACAAAACGCGTGCGCTGGCAACACTGGCAAAAGTAGGGGGAGATTACCTCAGAAAAAACACACACGTTAAACACGGAGAAAAGCCGCTAATTGTAagccaaattttaattacaagaCACACAGCACTGTTGGGAAACTTCCAAGACCTTTGGCATATTAAATTACAGATTTATACACACCTTGCGCTCTGGTTTTGCGATTTCCGGCAGTATACTGCAGAAGGGTTTGATAACTTCCAGAAACTTGACTGTAAATAGTGAATGAAAAGCACTGCATTAGACGTGTTTTCGAACTTTTCATTTAGTTGCAGTTTTTCAGGCACAGTCAGCGGCGCATGCCGAATCTTTTTTGTATACGTAAGCAATGAGCGACGGGGGTGCGaacggaatcggaatcggcaTCGCAGGGCGGCACTTTCACAGAAAAACCGCTGCACTCCCGGGATTTTCGACTTGGCTGCGCTTTACTTACTTCCCATTTTGCTGGACTTGTGTTAGCACTCGAGTGGAGAGCTTGGCAATTGCACTTTCTATACAAAAACTAGAAAGTCTCACTTTCAACAGCAAACGcttcaaatttcaaaaaccGAATGAAAGAAACGAGCGACGACGTCGACGTGTCCAAACTCAGTGTGACCGCGGCTGGAATGTCAGAATATTCCACCCTGTCAGCGATAAGTCGGCAGTTAGCGGGGATTTCAGCGGGACACACGATCGGTCACACTCACTTGACGATTTCACTAAGAAAGCTTAGAAAGAgacaaatatatatgcttaagtttttatgctttgtttttttatctCGCTGATTTTGACGtttaaaagtttgcaacgtTTAAAtgctaacaaattttttagttttttagaAAGCATTGGCTGTATTCAGCAGAGCAACATGATCACTggtcaatataaatatatttgtttttgttttttctctaccttatttttgttgaaaaaagttttaaaaagcattaaattgttttcggTCTTTCATTCCGTTTTGTCGGCAGCTCCAACGAATGAATGAATTTGTACTTTTGATATTCTATTCAGACAGGCGGTTTTTCACCTTCGCCTAGTACTCAAATCGACGAACAGTTTCGCTAGCGAATAAACTTTATTCTTTCTAGTTAGACCGAAATTTTTTAGAGTTCACCCGAGTTCTTGTGCTTTGGTCATACTGTCAATTAGCTGGGCTTtgctgaaaaacaaattaattaaagaaatcaAACTCAAAGACTTTGAATCAAACGACGACAGAGTTAAATTTGGTATTAGAATGGTGGCAGAAACGCggattttttgtgtttttgtcgttttttctttcatttcgCTTGTAAGCTTAAATCCAACAACACcaaagattaaattttttattctttttgcCAAAGCCTAACAAACGTTCATTCGAGAGTTCATTCCAAAAGTCTGGCAACGCTCTGCAcatttctagtatttttccTTCGATCTGAGTAACGACGTGCAGAAAGGCACTGTCAGGTTATTTGCCTCTTCCTCTCTCTCACTtggctttaatatttatttttttgaagggaaaattaaattttgagttCTGTTATTTTTAGGTTTGTTCCCTTTGAGTAGGCCGATCAGCTGTTTTTCCATCAGCGGGTGACAGTGTGAATGGGTCGCTTAAACTTTTTCGCTACAACTCTTTTAAGCGGCTGTGTGTAGATGCTATTAATCTAAGATTTACATCAAAGTCTTATGTGACTTccaaaaaaataccaaaaacgcCAAGAGCAGAAATCCCTTAATTCGTATATCGGCTGTTATGACAGCTCTAGAACTCTCCAActtaacaacaaacaaacacacgcaGTGCAATTAGTGGGCGGGCGTATAAATATAGTACTATTATTCGTGCACATATGCGTGAAAAACTAGCTGGCAACAACAGGAATGCGAAGAAAAGCCAGTATTTCGAGCGCTGCGAGAAAAGTGAATAAATTCGTTGCGGGACATTTTCGGGCGAATAATGTCTACTTCGGTTATTTGTGTAGACCTGAGCTCCGAGTCCGAGGAAGAGGTAATATCCCAATTTCCCAGCGCAACCGCCGATGTGTGTGTGAAAAAGTACAGTTGGATTTAAATAGGCTCGCTcgctgagtgtgtgtgcgtgcttAACATAGTgtggaattaatttttttcgcgCTGCTTTTATTGAGAGCGAGCAGACACGAACATGAGGGGACACCTACACAGCTGCAAAATTGGCTCGGTGTTGCCAGACAGCGTGAATGGAGACTTGGCGACTATTGCAATTGCAGTGGCAAATATGGGAATTTAATTGCGTTAGGCATGGCAAagtgagagtgtgtgtgtgagagagtTGCTGTGACGTTCTCCTACTGGAGAGAATGGGTTTAAGACGCAATTCGCCAAGTAAAAAAGCTGGCCAACGTCTACGCTGATATGgttcaaaatcaaaaaggcTCTCCAAAGCGCGCGCTCTGAACTCTCCAAAACGCTTGCCGACGaccacacgcacacacacacacacacagtggCGGGCGGTTGCTGTTTTCGTTTGTTGATATTttcaatgaaatttaaaatgcatcaGAACCAACAGGTCGCTTGCAGTTttgtattaaaacaaatatcgGGAATTCTAAACCACTAAAATCCCATTAAGtataaatacctttttttgttacaacttcataaaatcattgagtttaattgaaagaaatatttttgattaacatttttgtataatgCAAAACaagtaaagaatttttaatattatgcTTAAAATCTTGAAGAAAGtaagatttgtttttaattcaaatttgttttgagGGTTTGTGTggcgttttttttaatataatatatttttaaatataatttttttatcaggattttttaaaagtaaatatttaaaactacacACCAATACtttaaacttttgaaatagttttttttattgtttgtttgatgcattttacaaattaatttaactttttcttaaaatttcattGTGGATAGTAAGGagggcttttaaaaatatacatatgtttaaTATAAGTATGTTTATGCAAAGGCATTACTTTATACAATTCACTTAAGTTATTAATCTCTGAGGtgcaaatttattaaagcgTCAACTTATTCTCACAGTCGCCCCCTGGACCGAAGCGCCGACGCCTGGAGGATCCCCTGCGAAAACTGGTGCCATCCGGCAGACAAGGTTTGCCAGTTAAACTCGTGAACATACCAAAGGCCTCCCTGGGATCCGTGGTCAGGGTTTCTGGTGTTGGACCAGTGCCAGCCAGGGCATCTCCGCTCCCAGCGGATCCCCTCCGATCCATGCACATCCCCAGCGGCATCACTGTCACCAAGCACCAGAAGAACATCCTGACCACAAACGGAAACCTGACCATTTCCCTGGCcgagagcaacaacaacaaccccAACAGCTACAATAACAATGTAAGCGCCAAGCAGGTGAAGTTCGGTTCCGCCCAGAATGTGGCCTGGTCGGTGAGCAGCAAGGCGCCTAGTCCGAATGCCTTGATAACCAGCGTACCCAGTCACCAGGTGAGGGTGACGACCGGCAACCAAGTGCGGTTAGCAGCCGGAACCAAAGTCATCCAGCCGACCATGGCAGTATCTCCGAAAACGACGCCTGCAAAGATTCAACCTCTGGTTGGGATAGGTCAGCCCCAGCAACAGCCCCAGCAACAGCCCCAGCAACAGCCCCAGCAACAGCCACAGCCTCAGCAGCATAAGGCCATAACGCCAAGTCAACCGAAGCCGAAAGCTTCAATGGGCCAAAtcctgcagcaacagcagcaacacaagGCGCTGACAGGACAACAGAAGATTCTTttaaagcagcagcagcagaggaCTTCTATAGgccaactgcagcagcagcaacaaggaTCGCTGGGCGCTCAGCTTCCACAGCAACAAGGATCGCTGGGCGCCCAGCTGCCACAGCATCAAGGATCGCTGGGCGCCCAGCTGCCACAGCAACAGAAATTGGTTGGCGCCCAGCTGCCACAGCAACCGAAATTGGTTGCCCCCCAGCTGCCACAGCAACCGAAATCGTTGGGCGCCCTAGTGCAACTGCATCAAAATCCGTTGGCAGCAGCGCACCAACAGCCAGTTCATCAGAAAA encodes:
- the LOC128253278 gene encoding protein transport protein Sec61 subunit alpha, which codes for MGIKFLEVIKPFCSILPEIAKPERKIQFREKVLWTAITLFIFLVCCQIPLFGIMSSDSADPFYWIRVILASNRGTLMELGISPIVTSGLIMQLLAGAKIIEVGDTPKDRALFNGAQKLFGMVITIGQAIVYVMTGMYGDPSEIGAGVCLLIIIQLFAAGLIVLLLDELLQKGYGLGSGISLFIATNICETIVWKAFSPTTVTTGRGTEFEGAVIALFHLMATRNDKVRALREAFYRQNLPNLMNLLATVLVFAVVIYFQGFRVDLPIKSARYRGQYSSYPIKLFYTSNIPIILQSALVSNLYVISQMLAVKFQGNFFINLLGVWADVGGGGPARSYPIGGLCYYLSPPESVGHILTDPIHALLYIVFMLGSCAFFSKTWIDVSGSSAKDVAKQLKEQHMVMRGHRENSMIHELNRYIPTAAAFGGLCIGALSVMADFLGAIGSGTGILLAVTIIYQYFEIFVKEQSEMGGMGTLLF